A region of the Haematobia irritans isolate KBUSLIRL chromosome 5, ASM5000362v1, whole genome shotgun sequence genome:
attgttTTGCTTAGATTCTAAATATGAACAGAAATTAACGTTGTCGCGCCAGTTATAATAATTCTACCTACATTCATTAACCTATGTTCTTAAGAGAATACAGTAAATTAAAGTTAATAATACTTGTATTGAAGTCTATTTTATAGTCAATTATAGTCCCACTAAGCGCTGCCCCAATGCAAAAAGAAAGTGGGTTAACACGAGCATAAAAGCATATTGATGAGCAGCCTTTGGCCAGATTTTAGGCCTTTTGTCCTATGAACAGATAACAAAGTAGTATTTGTAGCTAGTTTTCGGCCGGTGTCTTACCTTGCGGATACCCATCACTGCATCGCTCATAGATAAGACGCATACGCTTAAACAACAACCGAATAGTACGAAAATGTTCTTGAACCTTTTTTACGGTGCCATTATCACGGCTGGCTGTGGGCTGTATTACTTTGAGAGCGGTAAATATTTCCTGAAACCTCGAAGTAATGTCCTGCACAGTTTCCTGGCCCACACGTGATAACTGGACAATATTTATTTCCTTATGTGGCTGCTGTGATATAGTCGAAAGCATATTGTTGGACGTTTGTGGTTGGCCAGTAGGtgcttgttgttgctgctgctgctgttgctgggTCTGTGGGGGCTGAGCTTGCTGCTGTTGGGATTGAGAAGATTGTTGGTTCGTCATGGGATTGGTGACATTTTGCATTTGCTGTTGCATTCCCACCTGCTGCATGGCTGGAGATAGCTGTGGTTGTTGTTGCATCATACCCCCACCCATAGTATTTTGAGGAACACCACCACCGGCCAAGGGATTTCCTATGTGTCCCATTCCCATACCTCCCATTTGAGAAGGACCAcccatttgttgttgttgttgctgctgcattTGCTGTTGGGCCATAAGTTGTTGTTGGACATGCGAAGGCGATTGTTGCATTCCTGGTCCCATACCTTGTGGCGACTGCTGTAAAACAatg
Encoded here:
- the MED30 gene encoding mediator complex subunit 30 isoform X1, whose amino-acid sequence is MSYPGGYNNPLAGHRGQFNPQQQQQMMNQMQMQYLQSPQGMGPGMQQSPSHVQQQLMAQQQMQQQQQQQMGGPSQMGGMGMGHIGNPLAGGGVPQNTMGGGMMQQQPQLSPAMQQVGMQQQMQNVTNPMTNQQSSQSQQQQAQPPQTQQQQQQQQQAPTGQPQTSNNMLSTISQQPHKEINIVQLSRVGQETVQDITSRFQEIFTALKVIQPTASRDNGTVKKVQEHFRTIRLLFKRMRLIYERCSDGYPQGMEYTHVESLIPYKDDTEHRNLEATQCEEYRKALQENQELIDIVKLKNRQLREIIDRTRIIVWEINTMLSMRRS
- the MED30 gene encoding mediator complex subunit 30 isoform X2, whose product is MSYPGGYNNPLAGHRGQFNPQQQQQMMNQMQMQYLSPQGMGPGMQQSPSHVQQQLMAQQQMQQQQQQQMGGPSQMGGMGMGHIGNPLAGGGVPQNTMGGGMMQQQPQLSPAMQQVGMQQQMQNVTNPMTNQQSSQSQQQQAQPPQTQQQQQQQQQAPTGQPQTSNNMLSTISQQPHKEINIVQLSRVGQETVQDITSRFQEIFTALKVIQPTASRDNGTVKKVQEHFRTIRLLFKRMRLIYERCSDGYPQGMEYTHVESLIPYKDDTEHRNLEATQCEEYRKALQENQELIDIVKLKNRQLREIIDRTRIIVWEINTMLSMRRS